A genome region from Mesorhizobium sp. B2-1-8 includes the following:
- a CDS encoding carbohydrate ABC transporter permease, which produces MSIATRSLPRTIGAHAILLTYTVIALFPVVLVIMNSFKSRAGIFGAPLTPPTPKTFDMIGYTTVIGQGDFIHYFQNSLVVTVGSLFFVLLFGAMAAFALSEYRFRGNTLMGLYLALGIMIPIRLATVAILQLMVASGLVNTLTALILVYTAQGLPLAVFILSEFMKQVSDDLKNAGRIDGLSEYTIFFRLVVPLVRPSMATVAVFTMIPIWNDLWFPLILAPSEETKTVTLGAQLFLGQFVTNWNAILAALSLAILPVLILYVIFSRQLIRGITSGAVK; this is translated from the coding sequence ATGAGCATCGCCACCCGTTCGCTCCCCCGCACCATCGGCGCCCACGCGATCCTGCTGACCTATACGGTGATCGCGCTTTTCCCGGTGGTCCTGGTCATCATGAATTCGTTCAAGTCCCGCGCCGGCATCTTCGGCGCGCCGCTGACGCCGCCGACGCCGAAGACCTTCGACATGATCGGCTACACCACGGTGATCGGCCAGGGCGACTTCATCCATTATTTCCAGAACAGCCTCGTCGTCACCGTCGGCTCGCTGTTCTTCGTGCTGCTGTTCGGCGCCATGGCGGCGTTCGCGCTGTCGGAATACCGCTTTCGCGGCAACACGCTGATGGGGCTCTACCTGGCGCTCGGCATCATGATCCCGATCCGCCTCGCCACCGTCGCCATCCTGCAATTGATGGTGGCGAGCGGGCTGGTCAATACGCTGACGGCGCTGATCCTGGTCTACACCGCGCAAGGCCTGCCGCTGGCCGTTTTCATCCTGTCCGAATTCATGAAGCAGGTGTCCGACGATCTGAAGAATGCCGGCCGCATCGACGGCCTGTCGGAATACACCATCTTCTTCCGCCTGGTGGTGCCGCTCGTGCGGCCGTCGATGGCGACCGTCGCCGTCTTCACCATGATCCCCATCTGGAACGATCTGTGGTTCCCGCTGATCCTGGCGCCATCCGAAGAGACCAAGACGGTGACGCTCGGCGCCCAGCTTTTCCTCGGCCAGTTCGTCACCAATTGGAACGCCATCCTGGCCGCGCTGTCGCTGGCGATCCTGCCGGTGCTGATCCTCTATGTCATCTTCTCGCGGCAGCTGATCCGCGGCATTACGTCGGGAGCCGTCAAGTGA
- a CDS encoding fumarylacetoacetate hydrolase family protein — protein sequence MKLLRYGEMGSERPGLLDADGTIRDLSAHVADIAGTTLHPASLDMLSKLDAKSLPVVPGKPRLGACVAGTGKFICIGLNYSDHAAETGATVPPEPIIFMKASSAIVGPDDDVLIPRGSEKTDWEVELGVVIGKTAKYVSEADALDYVAGYCVAHDVSERAFQAERQGQWTKGKSCDTFGPTGPWLVTKDEVADPQNLKMWLTVNGKTMQNGSTRTMVYGVAYLVSYLSQFMSLHPGDIISTGTPPGVGLGMKPPVFLKAGDVVELGIEGLGQQKQTFRADI from the coding sequence ATGAAACTGCTGCGCTATGGCGAGATGGGGAGCGAACGTCCCGGCCTGCTCGATGCGGATGGAACGATCCGCGATCTCTCCGCCCATGTCGCCGATATTGCCGGCACCACGCTTCATCCGGCGTCGCTGGACATGCTGTCGAAGCTCGACGCGAAGTCGCTGCCGGTGGTTCCCGGCAAGCCGCGCCTTGGCGCCTGCGTTGCCGGCACCGGCAAGTTCATCTGCATCGGCCTCAACTATTCCGACCACGCCGCCGAGACCGGCGCCACCGTGCCGCCTGAGCCGATCATCTTCATGAAGGCAAGCTCGGCCATCGTCGGCCCGGACGACGACGTGCTGATCCCGCGCGGCTCCGAGAAGACCGACTGGGAAGTCGAGCTCGGCGTGGTCATCGGCAAAACCGCGAAATACGTCAGCGAGGCCGACGCGCTCGACTACGTCGCCGGCTACTGCGTCGCCCATGACGTGTCCGAACGCGCCTTCCAGGCCGAGCGCCAGGGCCAGTGGACCAAGGGCAAGAGCTGCGACACGTTCGGCCCGACCGGCCCGTGGCTGGTGACCAAGGATGAAGTGGCCGACCCGCAGAATCTGAAAATGTGGCTGACCGTCAACGGCAAGACGATGCAGAACGGCTCGACCAGGACCATGGTCTATGGCGTTGCCTACCTCGTCTCCTACCTCAGCCAGTTCATGTCGCTGCACCCCGGCGACATTATTTCGACAGGCACCCCGCCCGGCGTCGGCCTCGGCATGAAGCCGCCGGTGTTCTTGAAGGCCGGCGACGTGGTGGAACTGGGCATCGAAGGGCTCGGCCAGCAGAAGCAGACGTTCAGGGCTGATATTTAA
- a CDS encoding Gfo/Idh/MocA family protein, with amino-acid sequence MSSQAPLRVVVAGLGNMGRSHALAYHTNPGFQIAALVNRSDVPLPGGLSGYGIRRSFDDALREEKPDVACIATYSDSHADYAVRAFEAGCHVFVEKPLATTVADARRVVAAAKANGRKLVIGYILRHHPSWIRLIAEARKLGGPYVFRMNLNQQSSGHTWETHKQLMQTTSPIVDCGVHYLDVMLQITDAKPVEVRGMGVRLTDEVAPSMYNYGHLQVLFDDGSVGWYEAGWGPMISETAFFVKDVMSPKGCVSIVMKEGVKSDDIDTHTKTSTIRLHSAATGPDGKFARPDEMLSMEGEPGHQDLCDLEQAFVLKAIREDIDLTRHMDDAVRSLAVCLAADESVRSGKAVRL; translated from the coding sequence GTGAGTTCGCAAGCCCCTCTTCGTGTAGTCGTCGCCGGTCTCGGCAATATGGGCCGCAGCCATGCGCTGGCCTACCACACCAATCCGGGTTTTCAGATCGCGGCGCTGGTCAACCGCTCCGACGTGCCATTGCCTGGCGGGCTGTCCGGCTATGGCATCAGGCGGTCCTTCGACGACGCCCTGCGCGAGGAAAAACCCGACGTCGCCTGCATCGCCACCTATTCGGACAGCCATGCCGACTATGCGGTGAGAGCGTTCGAGGCCGGCTGCCACGTCTTCGTCGAAAAGCCGCTGGCAACGACGGTGGCGGATGCCAGGCGCGTCGTCGCCGCCGCCAAGGCCAACGGCCGAAAACTGGTGATCGGCTACATCCTGCGCCATCACCCGTCCTGGATCAGGTTGATCGCCGAGGCGCGCAAGCTCGGCGGTCCCTACGTGTTCCGCATGAACCTCAACCAGCAATCCTCGGGCCATACCTGGGAGACGCACAAGCAGTTGATGCAGACGACCTCGCCGATCGTTGACTGCGGCGTGCACTATCTCGACGTCATGCTGCAGATCACCGATGCGAAGCCAGTCGAGGTGCGCGGCATGGGGGTGCGGCTGACCGACGAGGTGGCGCCCTCCATGTACAATTACGGCCATCTGCAGGTGCTGTTCGACGACGGTTCGGTCGGCTGGTACGAGGCCGGCTGGGGTCCGATGATTTCCGAGACGGCCTTCTTCGTGAAGGATGTCATGTCGCCAAAGGGCTGCGTGTCGATCGTCATGAAGGAAGGCGTCAAGTCCGACGACATCGACACCCATACCAAGACCTCGACCATCCGTCTGCACAGCGCCGCAACCGGGCCGGACGGCAAATTCGCCAGGCCGGACGAGATGCTGTCGATGGAGGGCGAACCCGGCCATCAGGACCTCTGCGATCTCGAACAGGCTTTTGTCCTCAAGGCGATCCGCGAGGATATCGATCTCACCAGACACATGGACGACGCGGTGCGATCGCTCGCCGTCTGCCTTGCCGCCGACGAGAGCGTGCGCAGCGGCAAGGCGGTGCGACTGTGA
- a CDS encoding aldehyde dehydrogenase family protein: MNILERYHAMEYGPAPEARNEADAWLAAREFGKALFIGGDWKAASGGKTFDTSEPSSGKLLAKVSDANAADIDAAVAAATKALPKWSASSGYQRAKVLYAIGRAMQRHQRLFAVLETIDNGKPIRESRDIDVPLAIRHFIHHAGWAQALDRDFPGHKGVGVVGQIIPWNFPLLMLAWKIAPALAAGCTVVLKPAEFTPLTSILFAEICERAGVPKGVVNIVQGGPEAGAAIVNHPGIQKIAFTGSSEVGKIIRKATVGSGKKLSLELGGKSAFIVFEDADLDSAVEGLVDGIWFNQGQVCCAGSRLLVQEGIADALIAKVKTRMSRLRVGSPLDKNTDIGPLVDLTQLDRVKGLIAEGARQGAVCWQPDAALPSSGYYHLPTLATGVSPANILAQEEVFGPVLATMTFRNTEEAIELANNTRYGLAASVWSENVNLALHVAPQLKAGVVWVNGTNMFDAACGFGGYRESGFGREGGREGMFEYLSAKLPLGPVIKPATSSAQPVDQTDGADIDRTAKLFIGGKQVRPDGNYSIAVATAKGKLAGEVGLGSRKDIRDAVSAARACKSWPEATAYNRSQVLYYLAENLSGRASEFAARLAELTGANAKAARDEVELSIERLFLYAGLADKFEGRVHQPPARAVTLALHEPVGVVGIVAPDNQPLLGFISLVAPALAMGNMVVAVPSERYPLLATDLYQVIEYSDVPAGAINIVTGRSAELAGVLAKHDDVDGLWLFADADTCAKAEADSIGNLKRVWSGNGRSLDWASEEAAGDALLRRAIEVKNVWVPYGD, encoded by the coding sequence ATGAACATTCTCGAACGCTATCACGCCATGGAATACGGCCCGGCGCCGGAGGCCCGCAACGAGGCGGATGCCTGGCTCGCGGCGCGCGAATTCGGCAAGGCGCTGTTCATCGGCGGCGACTGGAAAGCCGCCAGTGGCGGCAAGACTTTCGACACCAGCGAACCGTCTTCCGGCAAGCTGCTGGCCAAAGTCTCCGACGCCAATGCCGCCGATATCGACGCGGCGGTCGCTGCGGCCACCAAGGCGCTACCGAAATGGAGCGCCAGTTCGGGCTACCAGCGCGCGAAAGTGCTCTACGCCATCGGCCGGGCCATGCAGCGCCACCAGCGCCTGTTCGCCGTGCTTGAGACAATCGACAACGGCAAGCCGATCCGCGAAAGCCGCGATATCGACGTGCCGCTGGCGATCCGCCATTTCATTCATCATGCCGGCTGGGCGCAGGCGCTGGACCGGGATTTCCCCGGCCACAAGGGTGTCGGCGTCGTCGGCCAGATCATCCCGTGGAATTTCCCGCTGCTGATGCTGGCCTGGAAGATCGCGCCGGCGCTTGCGGCGGGCTGCACCGTGGTGCTGAAGCCGGCCGAATTCACGCCGCTCACATCGATCCTGTTCGCCGAGATCTGCGAACGTGCCGGCGTGCCGAAGGGCGTCGTCAATATCGTGCAGGGCGGTCCGGAAGCAGGTGCGGCCATCGTCAACCATCCCGGCATCCAGAAGATCGCCTTCACCGGTTCGTCGGAAGTCGGCAAGATCATTCGGAAAGCCACCGTCGGGTCGGGCAAAAAACTGTCGCTGGAGCTCGGCGGCAAGTCGGCCTTCATCGTCTTCGAGGACGCCGATCTCGACAGCGCCGTCGAAGGGCTGGTCGACGGCATCTGGTTCAACCAGGGCCAAGTCTGCTGCGCTGGTTCGCGCCTGCTGGTGCAGGAAGGCATCGCCGACGCCTTGATCGCCAAGGTCAAGACGCGGATGAGCCGGCTGCGTGTCGGCAGCCCGCTCGACAAGAACACCGATATCGGCCCGCTGGTCGACCTGACCCAGCTCGACCGAGTCAAGGGGCTGATCGCCGAGGGCGCCAGGCAGGGCGCCGTCTGCTGGCAGCCGGACGCGGCGCTGCCGTCGTCGGGTTACTATCACCTGCCGACGCTTGCAACGGGTGTTTCGCCGGCTAATATCCTGGCGCAGGAAGAGGTGTTCGGGCCGGTGCTCGCCACCATGACCTTCCGCAACACCGAGGAAGCGATCGAGCTCGCCAACAACACGCGCTATGGGCTGGCGGCCTCGGTGTGGAGCGAGAACGTCAACCTTGCCCTCCATGTGGCGCCGCAATTGAAGGCCGGCGTGGTCTGGGTCAACGGCACCAACATGTTCGACGCTGCCTGCGGCTTTGGCGGCTACCGCGAGAGCGGCTTCGGCCGCGAAGGCGGGCGCGAAGGCATGTTCGAGTATCTTTCGGCGAAACTGCCGCTAGGCCCGGTGATCAAGCCGGCGACGTCTTCGGCGCAGCCCGTCGATCAGACGGATGGCGCTGATATCGACCGCACGGCTAAGCTGTTCATCGGCGGCAAGCAGGTGCGTCCGGACGGCAATTACTCGATTGCCGTCGCCACCGCCAAGGGCAAGCTTGCCGGCGAGGTCGGGCTCGGCAGCCGCAAGGATATCCGCGATGCGGTTTCGGCCGCCCGCGCCTGCAAGAGCTGGCCGGAAGCGACCGCCTATAACAGGTCCCAGGTGCTTTATTACCTGGCCGAAAACCTTTCCGGCCGTGCAAGCGAGTTTGCCGCCCGCCTTGCCGAGTTGACAGGCGCCAATGCCAAGGCCGCGCGGGACGAGGTGGAACTCTCGATCGAACGGCTGTTCCTCTATGCCGGCCTTGCCGACAAGTTCGAAGGCCGCGTCCACCAGCCGCCAGCCAGGGCCGTGACGCTGGCACTGCACGAGCCGGTCGGCGTCGTCGGCATCGTCGCGCCGGACAATCAGCCCCTGCTCGGCTTCATCTCGCTGGTCGCGCCGGCGCTGGCCATGGGCAACATGGTGGTCGCCGTGCCGTCGGAACGGTATCCGCTGCTGGCCACCGATCTCTATCAGGTCATCGAATATTCCGACGTGCCGGCCGGCGCCATCAACATCGTCACCGGCCGCAGCGCCGAACTTGCCGGCGTGCTGGCCAAGCACGACGACGTCGACGGGCTCTGGCTGTTTGCTGACGCCGATACCTGCGCCAAGGCGGAAGCCGACTCCATCGGCAATCTCAAGCGCGTGTGGAGCGGCAATGGCCGCAGCCTCGACTGGGCCTCGGAAGAAGCCGCCGGCGACGCGTTGCTGCGCCGCGCCATCGAGGTGAAGAATGTCTGGGTGCCTTATGGCGATTGA
- a CDS encoding ABC transporter substrate-binding protein, with translation MTTKLLTALLLGTSILGSAGMAHAEDVTLNIESWRGDDLAIWKDKLIPAFEAKNPGIKVVFAPSAPTEYDAALGAKLAAGSAGDLITCRPFDKSLELFKKGNLADLSALPGMENFSPVAKSAWQTDDGKASFCVPMASVIHGFIYNKDAFEKLGIKVPQTRDEFFAALDKIKADGTYIPMAMGTKDLWEAATMGYQNIGPNYWKGEDGRKALIKGDQKLTDKDWVAPYEELAKWKPYLGDGFEAQTYPDSQNLFTLGRAAIYPAGSWEIGLFNTQAQFKMGAFPPPVEKAGDTCYISDHTDIGMGLNAASKHADAAKTFLSWVASPDFATIYANALPGFFSLNSSPVKMQDPLAQEFVSWRGKCKSTIRSTYQILSRGTPNLENETWVESANVINGTDTPEAAAKKLQTGLDSWYKPAK, from the coding sequence ATGACAACGAAACTACTGACGGCACTGCTTCTGGGCACAAGCATTCTCGGCTCGGCCGGGATGGCTCACGCCGAGGACGTAACGCTCAACATCGAAAGCTGGCGCGGCGACGACCTTGCCATCTGGAAGGACAAGCTGATCCCGGCCTTCGAAGCCAAGAACCCCGGCATCAAGGTGGTGTTCGCCCCCTCGGCTCCGACCGAATATGACGCCGCGCTCGGCGCCAAGCTCGCCGCCGGCTCGGCCGGCGACCTGATCACCTGCCGCCCGTTCGACAAGTCGCTCGAACTGTTCAAGAAGGGCAACCTTGCCGATCTCTCGGCGCTGCCCGGCATGGAAAACTTCTCGCCCGTCGCCAAGTCCGCCTGGCAGACCGATGACGGCAAGGCGAGCTTCTGCGTGCCGATGGCGTCGGTCATCCACGGCTTCATCTACAACAAGGACGCCTTCGAAAAGCTCGGCATCAAGGTGCCGCAGACCCGCGACGAGTTCTTCGCCGCGCTCGACAAGATCAAGGCCGACGGCACCTATATCCCGATGGCGATGGGCACCAAGGACCTCTGGGAAGCCGCGACCATGGGCTACCAGAACATCGGCCCCAACTACTGGAAGGGCGAGGACGGCCGCAAGGCGCTGATCAAGGGCGATCAGAAGCTGACCGACAAGGACTGGGTCGCTCCGTATGAGGAACTGGCCAAGTGGAAGCCATATCTGGGCGACGGTTTCGAAGCCCAGACCTATCCGGACAGCCAGAACCTGTTCACCCTCGGCCGCGCCGCCATCTACCCGGCCGGCTCGTGGGAAATCGGCCTGTTCAACACCCAGGCCCAGTTCAAGATGGGCGCCTTCCCGCCGCCGGTCGAGAAGGCCGGAGACACCTGCTACATCTCCGACCATACTGATATCGGCATGGGCCTGAACGCAGCCTCCAAGCACGCGGACGCGGCCAAGACCTTCCTGTCCTGGGTGGCCTCGCCGGATTTCGCCACCATCTACGCCAACGCGCTGCCGGGCTTCTTCAGCCTGAACTCCTCGCCGGTGAAGATGCAAGACCCGCTGGCGCAGGAATTCGTCTCCTGGCGCGGCAAGTGCAAGTCGACGATCCGCTCGACCTATCAGATCCTGTCGCGCGGCACGCCGAACCTCGAAAACGAGACCTGGGTTGAATCGGCCAACGTCATCAACGGCACCGACACGCCCGAGGCCGCGGCCAAGAAGCTGCAGACCGGTCTCGACAGCTGGTATAAGCCCGCCAAGTAA
- a CDS encoding SDR family oxidoreductase, with protein sequence MADLAGKVVVITAAAQGIGKASALAFAKAGATVHATDINETLLAELARTSGIKTRKVDVLNDEAVNAAFAEIGAVDVLFNCAGFVHSGSILEMKDADLDFAFNLNVRAMIRTIRAVLPGMLERGDGSIINMASLASSTKGVPNRFAYGVTKAAVIGLTKAVAADYVGKGIRCNAICPGTVESPSLQDRMHAQGDYDAARAAFIARQPMGRLGTPEEIADLAVYLAGATYTSGQAYNIDGGWSI encoded by the coding sequence ATGGCGGATCTGGCAGGCAAGGTCGTTGTCATCACGGCAGCGGCGCAAGGCATCGGCAAGGCAAGCGCGCTGGCCTTCGCCAAGGCTGGCGCCACCGTCCACGCCACCGACATCAACGAGACGCTGCTGGCGGAACTCGCCAGGACCTCCGGCATCAAGACTCGCAAGGTCGACGTGCTCAACGACGAGGCGGTCAACGCCGCCTTTGCCGAGATCGGCGCCGTCGACGTGCTGTTCAACTGCGCCGGCTTCGTTCATTCGGGCTCGATCCTGGAGATGAAGGACGCCGATCTCGATTTCGCCTTCAATCTCAACGTGCGCGCCATGATCCGCACCATCCGCGCCGTGCTGCCCGGCATGCTGGAGCGTGGCGACGGATCGATCATCAACATGGCCTCGCTCGCCAGCTCGACCAAGGGTGTGCCGAACCGCTTCGCCTATGGCGTTACCAAGGCGGCGGTCATCGGCCTGACCAAGGCGGTCGCGGCCGACTATGTCGGCAAGGGCATACGCTGCAACGCCATCTGCCCCGGCACGGTCGAAAGCCCGTCGCTGCAGGACCGCATGCATGCCCAGGGCGACTATGACGCCGCCCGCGCTGCCTTCATCGCCCGCCAGCCGATGGGCCGGCTCGGCACACCGGAAGAGATTGCCGATCTCGCCGTGTATCTGGCCGGCGCCACTTACACATCGGGGCAGGCCTATAATATCGACGGTGGCTGGTCGATCTGA
- a CDS encoding ABC transporter ATP-binding protein: MGSLKIENVKKAFGPVEVLKGIDLEVTDGEFVVFVGPSGCGKSTLLRVIAGLEDSTSGRVLIDSEDVSVTPPAKRGIAMVFQTYALYPHLTVKNNMGLGLKQANTPATEIDRRIGIASSMLSLEPYLERRPAELSGGQRQRVAIGRAVVREPKLFLFDEPLSNLDAALRVNTRLEIAQLHRRLKATMIYVTHDQVEAMTLADKIVVLNAGKIEQIGGPMELYNSPANEFVAGFIGSPKMNFVDGARLGETAKTIGVRPEHLTVDPKSGAWKGTVVHAEHLGADTNLYLDCEKAGLITVRIFGVYDAEPGATLYATPDPAKTYRFGADGKVLK, encoded by the coding sequence GTGGGCTCGCTGAAGATCGAGAATGTGAAGAAGGCTTTTGGGCCGGTCGAGGTGCTGAAGGGCATCGACCTCGAAGTGACGGATGGCGAGTTCGTCGTCTTCGTCGGCCCTTCGGGCTGCGGCAAGTCGACCTTGCTCCGCGTCATCGCCGGGCTGGAGGATTCGACCTCCGGCCGGGTGCTGATCGATAGCGAGGATGTCTCCGTCACCCCGCCTGCCAAGCGCGGCATCGCCATGGTGTTTCAGACCTATGCGCTCTATCCGCATCTGACGGTGAAGAACAATATGGGCCTCGGCCTCAAGCAGGCGAACACCCCTGCGACGGAGATCGACCGTCGCATCGGCATCGCCTCGTCCATGCTGTCGCTGGAGCCCTATCTCGAAAGGCGGCCGGCGGAACTCTCCGGCGGCCAGCGCCAGCGCGTCGCCATCGGCCGCGCCGTAGTGCGCGAACCAAAGCTGTTCCTGTTCGATGAGCCTTTGTCGAACCTTGACGCGGCACTGCGCGTCAACACGCGGCTGGAAATCGCGCAGCTGCATCGCCGGCTGAAGGCGACGATGATCTACGTCACCCACGACCAGGTCGAGGCGATGACGCTCGCCGACAAGATCGTCGTGCTCAACGCCGGAAAGATCGAGCAGATCGGCGGCCCGATGGAGCTCTACAATTCGCCGGCAAACGAATTCGTCGCCGGTTTCATCGGTTCGCCGAAGATGAATTTCGTCGACGGCGCCCGGCTCGGCGAGACGGCCAAGACCATCGGCGTGCGGCCGGAGCACCTGACCGTCGATCCGAAATCGGGCGCCTGGAAAGGCACTGTCGTCCACGCCGAGCATCTCGGCGCCGACACCAATCTTTATCTCGATTGCGAGAAGGCCGGGCTGATCACCGTGCGGATTTTCGGCGTGTACGACGCGGAGCCGGGTGCGACGCTTTACGCGACGCCGGATCCGGCGAAGACGTATCGGTTCGGGGCTGACGGGAAGGTGCTGAAGTAG
- a CDS encoding carbohydrate ABC transporter permease, giving the protein MAAQTRPKRPFRWHIAVFLAPAVLVYTAIMILPLAGTLQLSLFRNVEQSQIFVGLDNFRTLFGDPNWSVNFWNALRNNVWFFIIHMLVQNPVGVLLAALLSSPKLRFSAFYRTAIFVPTILSFVIVGFAWKLILSPLWGVAPHLLDFVGLKSLFTPWLGKEQYALTALSLISVWQFIGIPMMLIYAALLSIPEEVIEAAECDGITGLSQFWKIKLPLILPSIGIISILTFVGNFNAFDLIYTAQGALAGPNYSTDILGTFLYRAFFGFQLQVGDPNMGATIATIMFLIILGGVCVYLFLIQTRLRRYQF; this is encoded by the coding sequence ATGGCCGCACAAACACGACCGAAAAGACCGTTCCGCTGGCATATCGCCGTTTTCCTGGCGCCGGCGGTGCTGGTCTATACGGCAATCATGATCCTGCCGCTCGCCGGCACGCTGCAGCTCTCGCTGTTCCGAAACGTCGAGCAGTCCCAGATCTTCGTCGGCCTGGACAATTTCCGCACACTGTTCGGCGACCCCAACTGGTCGGTGAATTTCTGGAACGCGCTGCGCAACAATGTCTGGTTCTTCATCATCCACATGCTGGTGCAGAACCCGGTCGGCGTGCTTTTGGCGGCGCTCCTGTCCAGCCCGAAGCTCCGGTTCTCGGCCTTCTACCGCACCGCGATTTTCGTGCCGACCATCCTGTCCTTCGTCATCGTCGGCTTTGCCTGGAAGCTGATCCTGTCGCCGCTGTGGGGCGTGGCGCCGCATCTGCTCGATTTCGTCGGCCTGAAGAGCCTGTTCACGCCGTGGCTCGGCAAGGAGCAATACGCGCTGACCGCGCTCAGCCTTATCTCGGTGTGGCAGTTCATCGGCATCCCGATGATGCTGATCTATGCCGCGCTGCTGTCGATCCCCGAAGAGGTGATCGAGGCCGCCGAATGCGACGGGATCACCGGCCTGTCGCAGTTCTGGAAGATCAAGCTGCCGCTGATCCTGCCGTCGATCGGCATCATCTCGATCCTCACCTTCGTCGGCAATTTCAACGCCTTCGACCTGATCTACACCGCGCAAGGCGCGCTCGCCGGACCGAATTATTCGACCGATATTCTCGGCACCTTCCTCTACCGCGCCTTCTTCGGCTTCCAGCTACAGGTCGGCGACCCCAACATGGGCGCGACCATCGCCACGATCATGTTCCTGATCATCCTCGGCGGTGTCTGCGTCTACCTCTTCCTCATCCAGACGCGCCTGCGTCGCTACCAGTTCTGA
- a CDS encoding N-acetylmuramic acid 6-phosphate etherase: MAEMRTEALHGNAEGLDIQAPEAILGSLADAQVEAAKAVRNAIPSIARAAEIIAGSLSSGGKLAYAAAGSSGLMALADALELPGTFGLQRDRIVMLIAGGDEAFKTLAGGPEDDAEEASTAVANAGIGAGDCLIALSASGTTPYAVRAIEDARRRGAATIGVANNRDSALLRQADTAILLETPPEVIAGSTRMGAGTAQKIALNMLSTLTAIHLGHVHDGYMVNLMADNMKLRDRAARMVAAISGASREEAASLLEKSGGAVKTAILLAAGADSADAARKILERTGHKLRPALSALGHDPENWKPLFGKDHARTKK; the protein is encoded by the coding sequence ATGGCCGAAATGCGCACCGAAGCGCTGCATGGGAATGCCGAGGGACTGGATATCCAGGCTCCCGAAGCGATCCTCGGCTCGCTGGCCGATGCGCAGGTCGAGGCCGCGAAGGCCGTCCGCAACGCCATTCCCTCCATCGCCAGGGCAGCCGAGATCATTGCCGGCAGCCTGAGCAGCGGCGGCAAACTTGCCTATGCCGCGGCCGGCAGCTCCGGCCTGATGGCGCTGGCCGACGCGCTGGAACTGCCCGGCACGTTCGGCCTCCAGCGCGACCGCATCGTCATGCTGATCGCCGGCGGCGACGAAGCTTTCAAAACACTGGCCGGCGGACCCGAGGATGATGCCGAGGAGGCCTCGACCGCGGTCGCCAATGCCGGCATCGGCGCGGGCGATTGCCTGATCGCTCTTTCGGCCAGCGGCACGACGCCCTATGCGGTGCGCGCCATCGAGGACGCGCGGCGCCGGGGTGCCGCCACCATCGGCGTCGCCAACAACAGGGACTCGGCTCTGCTCAGGCAGGCCGACACCGCCATCCTGCTCGAAACGCCGCCGGAAGTCATCGCCGGCTCGACCCGCATGGGCGCCGGAACGGCGCAGAAGATCGCCCTCAACATGCTGTCGACGCTGACCGCCATCCATCTCGGCCATGTTCATGACGGCTACATGGTCAACCTCATGGCCGACAACATGAAGCTGCGCGACAGGGCGGCGCGGATGGTCGCCGCCATCAGCGGCGCGAGCCGCGAAGAGGCTGCCAGCCTGCTCGAAAAGAGCGGCGGCGCCGTCAAGACCGCCATTCTGCTCGCCGCCGGCGCCGACAGCGCCGACGCCGCGCGGAAGATACTGGAACGGACGGGCCATAAGCTGCGGCCAGCCCTTTCCGCGCTGGGGCATGATCCCGAAAACTGGAAACCGCTTTTCGGAAAAGATCATGCTCGAACAAAGAAATAG